The following coding sequences are from one Deltaproteobacteria bacterium window:
- a CDS encoding P-II family nitrogen regulator, with amino-acid sequence MHFKLIIVFVEDDKTGLVMNTSRECGATGATVISNARGEGLKASKTFLGLTLETQRDIVLLLVEEHLSRTILEAIAEAAEFDSKPGTGIAFQIDVEDAVGVMHQVEKLTPIVEEEL; translated from the coding sequence ATGCATTTCAAACTGATTATTGTCTTTGTGGAAGATGATAAAACGGGCCTGGTTATGAATACCTCCCGTGAGTGTGGTGCGACCGGTGCAACTGTGATCAGTAATGCGCGCGGAGAAGGGTTGAAAGCATCAAAAACATTCCTCGGTCTTACCCTGGAAACGCAGCGGGATATTGTGCTCCTGCTTGTTGAAGAACATTTGAGCCGTACCATTTTAGAGGCTATTGCAGAGGCCGCCGAATTTGACTCCAAGCCCGGAACGGGGATTGCCTTTCAAATTGATGTAGAAGATGCCGTTGGTGTTATGCATCAGGTAGAGAAACTTACCCCCATAGTTGAGGAGGAATTATGA